In Myxosarcina sp. GI1, the genomic window GCGATGTTCGCGAAGAAAGTGACAATGCCTATCACCTTGAAGCTTTTTATAGCTGGCGAGTTAACGACAACATCTCCGTAACTCCTGGTTTTTGGATAGTTTTTAATCCTGAAAATGATAGCAGTAATGATACACAATATGTTGGGGTATTACGTACGACTTTTGATTTTTAAACGGCGAGCGTCTATATATCGCAGTACGTTAAACCTCGAACATCGAACACTACAGACGATAAATGCTCATTGCTCATTGTTCATTAAATACACAGGCAGGTTGTACATAACAAATACAGTTGGTTTCTTCTATCGTCCTGCATAGCGTTGTTCTGCCCAGGGTTCGCCTCGACTGTGGTAGCCGTTTCGTTCCCAAAATCCCAGGCGATCGCCTTTCATAAATTCAATACCGTTAATCCATTTGGCACTTTTCCAGGCATAAAGATGGGGTACTACTAGCCGCATTGGACCTCCATGTTCTGCTGGTAAGGGTTCGCCGTTTAAAGTATGGGCAAAAAAGTTTTCTTCGCGAATAAAGTCTTCCATTGGTAAATTGGTCGTATAGTCGCCGTAGCAAGTTTGCAGAATATGAGTTGCTTTCTTGTCAATCGCCAGTTCTTTGACAAAATCAGTAACTTTAACTCCCGTCCATTTAACATCTAGTTTCGACCAGCGAGTTACACAGTGAAAATCGGCGGTAAAGTCATGTTGGGGCAAATCCATAAAGTCCGACCAGGTAAAAGTTTTATCTTCTACTAACCCCCAAACGCGAAATTGCCACTCGTCGGTACTAATCTGCGGTGTTTCTCCATAGGTAAGTACGGGAAAACCTTTGGCTAAATATTGTCCTGGCGGAACACGATCGCTTTGAGCGGGTTCTGGTTTTTGAAAAAATTTTCCTGGCATGGTTTTACTATATACGTTTAATCAATTAGAAAATGTTTGGGTAGGTAATGGGTAATGGGTTTTTATTTATGAAAGAGAGCGTCAGTATGATAAGACGAGTCGCGCTATTTTAAATTTGTACCCGTTTAAAAGCTATTTCAACAAATTTAATTTTACCTAATTACTCATTCAAAGCTTGTTTATTGGTAACTGTTGGTTTGCCTGTCAAACTCTGAAAATAAGCCGTTCCGATAATTGCTAGGAAAGAAACATAAGCAATAATTTGTCCTAAATATAATGTTTGCCGATAGCCAAATAAAGCCTTGAGTAGAATACCAGGAAATTCTTTATCTGGTAGTAATTGCGAGCCGTCCCAAACTTGACTGCCTAAAATACAAGAGCCACTATTGGGAAGGCAAAGATTGAGGGTCGATAGCTGAGATAGTAAATCTAAAGCAGAATTAAAATGTTTTAGCGCACCCATCACCAAACCACCGACAATTAATAACAAAAATACGCCCATTACCTGAAAAAACAGGCGGATGTTAATTTTGGCTCCCAGGGCGAATAAAGCTATTCCCATAACGGCAGCTAAAGACAATCCAGCGATCGCACCTAAAGCTGGCATAGTCCATTCTTGTTGAAATTTCGCCAAGATAAATAAAACAGTTTCAAAGCCCTCACGCAGGACGGCGATAAAAATCAATATAAACACCGCTCGTCCTGCATTATCACCAGTTAAAGCTTCATCGATCGCTCCTTCTACCTCTCCTTTGACTGATTTAGCCTGTTGGGTCATCCACAGCAACATCCAACTCAGCATGACAATAGCTACCAGTCCAAAAATTCCTTCTAAAAACTGCTTGACAACAGGTGCATAAATTCCTCCCGCTGCTTCGGCTCCTGTTAGAGTACCAGCAAGGATAAACCCAACTCCAATGCTAGCAACTATGCCGCCGATAATACCTAAATAAACCCAGCGATACAGCTTTGCTCGATCGGCTTTTTGCAAACAAGCCATGACGATACCGACAACTAAAGCCGCTTCAAATCCTTCTCTGAGGGTAACGAGAAACGTCGGTAAGGCAGCAGTTAAGTCCATATATTGTAAATTTAAAAAGTTGTTACAGATAAATTCATCTTAGTAACTGATGTTACGCAAAAGAATAGTTTCAACTAATAAAATTAGAAAAATGCCA contains:
- a CDS encoding sulfite oxidase-like oxidoreductase; the encoded protein is MPGKFFQKPEPAQSDRVPPGQYLAKGFPVLTYGETPQISTDEWQFRVWGLVEDKTFTWSDFMDLPQHDFTADFHCVTRWSKLDVKWTGVKVTDFVKELAIDKKATHILQTCYGDYTTNLPMEDFIREENFFAHTLNGEPLPAEHGGPMRLVVPHLYAWKSAKWINGIEFMKGDRLGFWERNGYHSRGEPWAEQRYAGR
- a CDS encoding FTR1 family protein, coding for MDLTAALPTFLVTLREGFEAALVVGIVMACLQKADRAKLYRWVYLGIIGGIVASIGVGFILAGTLTGAEAAGGIYAPVVKQFLEGIFGLVAIVMLSWMLLWMTQQAKSVKGEVEGAIDEALTGDNAGRAVFILIFIAVLREGFETVLFILAKFQQEWTMPALGAIAGLSLAAVMGIALFALGAKINIRLFFQVMGVFLLLIVGGLVMGALKHFNSALDLLSQLSTLNLCLPNSGSCILGSQVWDGSQLLPDKEFPGILLKALFGYRQTLYLGQIIAYVSFLAIIGTAYFQSLTGKPTVTNKQALNE